The Niallia alba genome includes a window with the following:
- a CDS encoding AAA family ATPase gives MKFVLIFGPQAVGKMTVGLELAKITDLKLFHNHMTIDLVSTFFDYGTTEGKRLVELFRNEIFEAVSKSDLDGIIFTYVWAFDMKEDWNYVNHVCELFESRGGTIYFVELEAQIEERIIRNKSPQRLEHKPTKRDIVWSENNLKTSMERYRLNSWPGEINQSNYLRINNTNISAEEAAKRIQERFNL, from the coding sequence GTGAAATTTGTTCTAATATTCGGGCCACAAGCAGTTGGGAAAATGACAGTTGGCCTAGAATTAGCAAAAATAACTGACTTAAAGCTATTCCATAATCATATGACAATCGATTTGGTTAGCACATTTTTCGATTATGGAACTACAGAGGGAAAGAGATTAGTTGAGCTGTTTCGTAATGAAATATTTGAAGCGGTATCAAAAAGTGATTTAGATGGCATCATCTTCACTTACGTATGGGCATTTGATATGAAAGAAGATTGGAATTATGTTAATCATGTATGCGAGCTGTTTGAATCAAGAGGAGGAACCATCTATTTCGTGGAGCTTGAAGCACAGATAGAAGAAAGAATCATAAGAAATAAAAGTCCCCAACGATTAGAGCATAAACCAACTAAAAGAGATATCGTTTGGTCTGAAAATAACTTGAAAACTTCGATGGAAAGATACCGTTTAAATTCTTGGCCAGGAGAAATAAATCAAAGTAATTACTTACGAATCAATAATACAAACATAAGTGCTGAAGAGGCGGCAAAGCGGATACAAGAACGATTTAATTTATGA